The Thermonema lapsum genome window below encodes:
- a CDS encoding sterol desaturase family protein, producing MDWGTIIEQISGFNDPVTYAIPVFILLMTVEIWIDIKEKLQLYELKEAAACIAMGLGSLVINLFVKAFYFYLFWKIYEHTGFFKEYLSFTTLGWVLLLFADDFSFYWHHRLSHEVRLLWAAHSNHHSSQDYNFAVALRQSWTEGFYKFLFYAWLPVLGFHPLMIFSMASISLIYQFFLHTQVVKKLPAWIEFVFNTPSHHRVHHGVNLQYLDKNHAGIFIIWDRLFGTFEAEQEPVIYGLTKNINTQNPVKIATAEFKALWDDIQRAPTWKDKLKYIFYPPGWSHNGSSLTVKEMMRQQRKAT from the coding sequence ATGGACTGGGGCACAATCATCGAGCAAATCAGTGGATTCAACGACCCGGTTACCTATGCCATTCCGGTGTTTATACTGCTCATGACAGTGGAAATATGGATAGACATAAAAGAAAAACTTCAACTCTACGAACTCAAAGAGGCAGCTGCCTGCATAGCCATGGGCTTGGGCTCTTTGGTCATCAACCTGTTTGTAAAGGCTTTTTATTTTTACCTTTTCTGGAAAATCTATGAACACACCGGCTTTTTCAAAGAATATTTGAGTTTTACAACTTTGGGATGGGTTTTGCTGCTTTTTGCCGACGACTTCTCGTTTTACTGGCATCATCGGCTCAGTCATGAAGTTCGTTTGCTGTGGGCAGCCCACTCCAACCATCACTCATCGCAAGACTACAACTTTGCCGTAGCCCTGCGCCAAAGCTGGACCGAAGGATTTTACAAGTTTTTGTTCTATGCTTGGCTGCCTGTGCTGGGCTTTCATCCTTTGATGATATTTAGCATGGCATCTATCAGCCTGATTTATCAGTTCTTTTTGCACACACAAGTAGTGAAAAAACTGCCGGCATGGATTGAGTTTGTATTCAATACACCTTCACACCACCGGGTGCATCACGGTGTGAACTTGCAGTATTTGGACAAGAACCATGCGGGTATTTTTATTATTTGGGACCGTTTGTTTGGCACTTTCGAAGCCGAACAAGAGCCCGTAATCTATGGACTAACCAAAAACATCAACACCCAAAACCCTGTGAAGATAGCCACTGCCGAATTCAAGGCTTTATGGGACGACATCCAGCGCGCACCCACTTGGAAAGACAAACTTAAATACATCTTTTATCCACCGGGCTGGAGCCACAACGGCAGCAGCCTGACGGTAAAAGAAATGATGCGACAACAGAGAAAGGCAACTTAG
- a CDS encoding SDR family oxidoreductase produces MTQQFSSKSLVVITGGTKGIGRALVERFAAGGYDVATCSRNQKDLEMLKADIESSYPVQCHIKQADLGQTEACNDFALFVKQLNKPLAAIIHNAAIFRVKALMEESQEELQAMLQTNVISAHILNRQLLPVMIERQQGHLFFIASVASLRGFDNCGAYVTAKHALLGMARALREELKPLGLKVTTVMPGATYTNSWAGIDIDQKRLMPPTDIAEAVWAAFSLSARSVVEEIVIRPQLGDL; encoded by the coding sequence ATGACACAGCAATTCTCCTCTAAAAGTCTGGTGGTCATCACCGGCGGCACCAAAGGCATTGGGCGCGCTTTGGTAGAGCGCTTTGCTGCCGGGGGCTACGACGTGGCTACCTGCAGTAGAAATCAAAAAGACTTAGAAATGCTTAAAGCGGACATAGAAAGCAGCTATCCAGTACAGTGCCACATCAAACAAGCCGACCTCGGACAAACAGAAGCATGTAACGACTTTGCTCTTTTTGTGAAGCAACTAAACAAGCCTTTGGCTGCCATTATACACAATGCAGCTATCTTTCGTGTGAAAGCACTCATGGAAGAATCGCAGGAGGAACTGCAAGCTATGCTGCAAACCAATGTAATCAGTGCCCACATATTGAACCGACAGCTATTACCCGTTATGATAGAACGCCAGCAAGGACACCTGTTTTTTATTGCGTCTGTAGCCAGTTTACGCGGATTTGACAACTGCGGTGCTTATGTTACTGCCAAGCATGCCTTGTTGGGCATGGCGCGAGCCCTGCGCGAAGAGCTCAAGCCGCTGGGACTAAAAGTAACGACCGTAATGCCCGGCGCTACTTATACCAATAGTTGGGCAGGCATAGACATCGACCAGAAGCGCCTGATGCCTCCCACCGATATAGCCGAAGCCGTATGGGCTGCCTTCAGTCTTTCTGCTCGCAGTGTAGTCGAAGAAATTGTGATTCGTCCACAATTAGGGGACTTGTAA
- a CDS encoding thioredoxin family protein: protein MKNTIISPDLLEKAFAYEDYVHFMDELLAQGKTTGDNQSEEMVHYTRMNRRRMERIHQIGKIEDELRQLLHSVRDKWYWVVLTEPWCGDAAQNVPFFYLMTKENPRIELRLLLRDEHPEVMDHYLTNGGRAIPKLICIRKSDWEEMGTWGPRPQPAQEMVTAYKANPTSDFWQFAERLHKWYADDKGAHLQAEMKRLITAWAQGTPASL from the coding sequence ATGAAAAACACAATCATCTCACCGGATTTGCTTGAAAAAGCTTTTGCTTACGAAGACTATGTCCATTTTATGGATGAGCTGTTGGCACAAGGTAAAACCACCGGCGACAATCAGAGCGAAGAAATGGTGCATTACACGCGCATGAACCGCCGTCGGATGGAGCGTATTCACCAAATAGGAAAGATAGAAGATGAATTGCGGCAGCTGTTGCATTCAGTACGCGACAAATGGTATTGGGTAGTGCTTACTGAACCTTGGTGTGGCGATGCTGCTCAGAATGTGCCTTTCTTTTATTTGATGACCAAGGAAAATCCACGTATTGAGCTGCGTCTCTTGTTGCGTGATGAACATCCGGAAGTCATGGACCACTATCTAACGAATGGCGGACGTGCCATCCCTAAGCTCATTTGTATTCGTAAAAGCGACTGGGAAGAGATGGGCACTTGGGGACCGCGCCCTCAACCGGCACAAGAAATGGTAACAGCTTACAAAGCCAATCCTACCAGCGATTTCTGGCAGTTTGCTGAAAGACTGCATAAATGGTACGCCGACGATAAAGGGGCACATCTGCAGGCAGAAATGAAACGATTGATAACAGCATGGGCACAGGGAACGCCGGCTTCCTTGTAA
- a CDS encoding aminotransferase class I/II-fold pyridoxal phosphate-dependent enzyme, producing the protein MDLFKKIETDKGPLGQHSDRAHGYFTFPKLEGEIAPRMQFNGKTVLTWSLNNYLGLANHPEVRKADAEAAAKWGLAYPMGSRMMTGNTTLHEELERRLAKFVGKEDAFLLNYGYQGIMSAIDAILDRRDVVVYDSLSHACIIDGVRLHMGKRFVFPHNNVEALEKQLQRAMKIVEKTGGGILVITEGVFGMEGTQGKLKEIVALKEKYPFRLMVDDAHGFGAMGATGAGTGEEQGCQDGIDLYFATFAKSMAAIGAFVAADTPVIEYLKYNMRSQIFAKALPMPLVEGALKRLELLQTKPELREKLWTIVRALQSGLKDRGFNIGNTQSPVTPVFLQGGKDEATRMALDLRENYGIFCSIVAYPVVPKGVIMFRLIPTATHTLEDVEETLRAFEEVGKKLKAGAYKGAHENDLPVVPALYNT; encoded by the coding sequence GTGGATTTATTCAAAAAAATCGAAACTGATAAAGGTCCTCTGGGGCAGCACTCCGACCGAGCACATGGTTACTTCACCTTTCCCAAGTTAGAAGGTGAAATAGCGCCCCGCATGCAATTCAACGGTAAAACCGTACTAACTTGGAGCCTGAACAACTACTTGGGCTTGGCAAACCACCCCGAAGTGCGAAAAGCCGATGCCGAAGCGGCTGCCAAGTGGGGTTTGGCTTACCCCATGGGTTCGCGCATGATGACTGGCAACACCACCCTACATGAGGAATTGGAGCGGCGCTTGGCAAAATTTGTCGGCAAGGAGGATGCCTTCTTGCTAAATTACGGATATCAAGGCATCATGTCTGCTATTGATGCCATCTTAGACCGCCGCGACGTGGTAGTCTATGACTCCTTGTCGCATGCCTGCATCATCGATGGTGTACGCTTGCATATGGGAAAACGCTTTGTTTTCCCCCATAACAACGTAGAAGCGCTGGAAAAGCAACTGCAGCGCGCCATGAAGATAGTAGAAAAAACCGGCGGTGGCATCTTGGTCATTACCGAGGGGGTATTTGGCATGGAAGGTACCCAAGGTAAATTGAAGGAGATAGTAGCGCTGAAAGAAAAATATCCTTTCCGCCTGATGGTAGACGACGCCCATGGATTTGGTGCGATGGGGGCGACCGGTGCCGGTACCGGCGAAGAGCAAGGTTGCCAAGACGGTATAGACCTCTACTTTGCCACCTTTGCCAAATCGATGGCTGCTATTGGTGCTTTTGTAGCTGCCGATACCCCTGTGATTGAGTATTTAAAGTACAACATGCGCTCGCAAATTTTTGCTAAAGCGCTGCCTATGCCTTTAGTAGAAGGCGCCCTGAAGCGCTTGGAATTGCTGCAAACTAAACCCGAGCTGCGTGAAAAGCTGTGGACCATTGTACGTGCTTTGCAATCAGGCTTGAAAGACCGCGGCTTCAATATCGGCAACACGCAGTCGCCGGTAACGCCTGTTTTCTTGCAGGGTGGAAAAGACGAAGCTACCCGCATGGCGCTTGATTTGCGCGAAAACTACGGCATCTTTTGCTCTATAGTAGCTTATCCGGTGGTGCCCAAAGGGGTTATTATGTTCCGCTTGATACCCACAGCCACCCATACACTCGAAGACGTAGAGGAGACCTTGCGCGCATTTGAGGAAGTAGGCAAGAAGCTGAAAGCAGGTGCTTACAAGGGGGCTCACGAAAACGACTTGCCCGTAGTGCCCGCACTTTATAATACTTAA
- a CDS encoding tetratricopeptide repeat protein, which produces MRSAFVLPLFLLVFLPSFSLKAQQVNPIDYREKVKKALQEGAGGTTTLALIEQWRAQLFEQGSTFNLAETYLYEGEYHLNKEAYSEALRAFREAEALWKKAPPADDTPIGILYLNLGRVYFLRYDYVKAADSYLKALRIFEKNKQDAYACETLSQLGETYITMKNLTKGIQYLERGVEVCSRLEDISNLASMENSLAVAYSDNGQHENAIEHYKKAYDLCVKMEYHRGMYYTLSNIGYEYYLLKKYQEALKYFQKAFEVVEKNQLHGIEAGALVNMSYVYFDRGDYAKALELQKQSLALAKETGRKFIEQECYEAMSRTYEKMGQTVLALDFYKKAVALKDELQLAEQQEAANQIMARYELEKAEMEKERAQQELSIKELRMQRQRYAVLLFAAVAILALVMAFFIWRQAEQRRKVNQELTKLNALLKEQKEEIELQNEQLAATNNKILESIRYAQRIQAALFPSMAQFKSLFPESAIFWRPKDIVSGDFYWCAQKDGFIYLAVSDCTGHGVPGGFMTVMGINFLNQILYEDNVTDPAEILTKLDYRITTTLQKHDPEVKDGMDIALLRINPAENILVVSLAKQRMHILSDEGYEELQPSKYSIGAGGLYNEKVFENQVISLHSGQVFYLHTDGYIDQFDASNRKKFKIKQFKEILREIYTLPFEEQERILAERFDAWKGNQTQTDDVLVLAFRCS; this is translated from the coding sequence ATGCGTTCAGCATTTGTTTTGCCCCTATTCCTTCTTGTCTTTTTACCTTCTTTTTCTTTGAAGGCACAGCAGGTAAATCCAATAGATTACAGGGAAAAAGTAAAAAAAGCCCTTCAAGAGGGGGCGGGTGGCACTACCACGCTGGCTTTGATAGAGCAGTGGCGAGCTCAGCTTTTTGAACAAGGTTCTACTTTCAATTTGGCAGAAACTTACCTTTACGAAGGCGAATATCACCTGAACAAAGAAGCCTACAGCGAGGCATTGAGGGCATTTAGAGAAGCTGAAGCCTTGTGGAAAAAGGCGCCCCCTGCCGATGATACCCCCATAGGCATACTGTACCTGAATTTGGGGCGTGTGTACTTTCTGCGCTACGACTATGTGAAGGCAGCTGACTCGTACCTCAAAGCTTTGCGCATCTTTGAAAAAAATAAGCAAGATGCCTATGCCTGTGAGACGCTCTCGCAGCTGGGGGAAACTTACATTACCATGAAGAACCTTACCAAAGGCATACAGTATCTTGAGCGAGGAGTGGAGGTATGCAGTCGCCTCGAAGATATTTCCAACCTCGCTTCTATGGAAAATTCTTTGGCAGTGGCTTACTCCGACAATGGACAGCATGAAAATGCCATAGAGCACTATAAAAAAGCCTACGACCTCTGTGTGAAGATGGAATATCATCGAGGGATGTACTACACACTCTCTAACATAGGCTATGAATACTACCTGCTCAAGAAATACCAAGAGGCTTTAAAATATTTTCAAAAAGCCTTCGAAGTGGTAGAAAAAAACCAACTGCACGGTATAGAAGCCGGTGCATTGGTCAATATGAGTTATGTGTATTTTGATCGCGGCGATTATGCCAAAGCACTGGAGTTGCAAAAACAAAGCTTGGCTTTGGCAAAAGAAACGGGGCGTAAATTTATAGAACAGGAATGTTACGAAGCCATGAGCCGCACGTATGAAAAAATGGGACAAACGGTGTTGGCACTTGATTTCTATAAAAAAGCGGTGGCTTTGAAGGATGAATTGCAGCTGGCAGAGCAGCAAGAAGCGGCTAATCAAATCATGGCGCGTTATGAGCTGGAAAAAGCAGAAATGGAGAAGGAGCGTGCACAGCAAGAACTATCTATCAAAGAGCTACGCATGCAACGCCAGCGTTATGCCGTGTTGCTATTCGCAGCTGTTGCTATTTTAGCCTTAGTTATGGCATTTTTTATCTGGCGGCAGGCAGAACAGCGCCGTAAAGTAAATCAAGAGCTGACCAAGCTAAACGCTTTGCTCAAAGAGCAGAAAGAAGAGATAGAACTACAAAACGAACAACTGGCTGCCACAAATAACAAAATACTCGAAAGCATACGCTATGCTCAGCGCATACAGGCGGCACTATTTCCCTCTATGGCTCAATTCAAAAGCCTCTTCCCTGAATCTGCCATCTTTTGGCGTCCGAAAGACATCGTAAGCGGCGACTTCTACTGGTGTGCTCAAAAAGATGGTTTCATTTACTTGGCAGTAAGCGACTGTACCGGTCACGGAGTGCCCGGCGGCTTCATGACCGTCATGGGCATCAATTTTCTCAACCAAATTCTGTATGAAGACAATGTGACCGACCCCGCCGAAATCTTAACAAAACTGGACTATCGCATCACTACGACCCTTCAAAAGCATGACCCCGAAGTAAAAGACGGTATGGATATAGCTCTGCTTAGAATAAACCCGGCAGAAAACATCCTTGTTGTGAGCTTGGCAAAACAACGCATGCACATACTGAGCGATGAAGGTTATGAAGAGCTGCAACCTTCGAAGTACTCCATAGGGGCAGGAGGCTTATACAACGAAAAAGTATTTGAAAATCAAGTGATTTCGCTGCATTCAGGACAAGTCTTTTACCTGCATACAGACGGCTATATAGACCAGTTCGACGCAAGCAATCGTAAGAAGTTTAAAATAAAACAATTCAAAGAAATACTCAGAGAAATATACACTCTCCCCTTTGAAGAGCAAGAGCGTATTTTGGCAGAACGCTTCGATGCCTGGAAGGGAAACCAAACTCAAACCGATGATGTTTTGGTGCTTGCTTTTCGTTGTAGTTAA
- the rlmB gene encoding 23S rRNA (guanosine(2251)-2'-O)-methyltransferase RlmB, with protein sequence MEKEQLELIYGFHAVLEAIEAGQSIDKIWVQQEGGKSSQLQALWQAARAHGIPVLRVPRSKIQQLVSKGSHQGVLAFMAPIAFANLEHILDAAFGRGEVPLLLMLDKVNDVRNFGAIARTAEAVGVHAIIIGEKGVARINQEAVKTSAGALMHVPVCRVQSLVKTARFLKDSGLQLVACTEKENSPHYAVNYRLPSVIILGSEEKGISRELLELADAFAKIPMRGKVSSLNVSVSAGVVLYEALRQRDNSEANR encoded by the coding sequence ATGGAAAAAGAACAGCTGGAATTGATTTATGGTTTTCATGCCGTACTTGAAGCTATAGAGGCAGGGCAGAGCATCGATAAAATATGGGTGCAGCAGGAAGGGGGCAAGTCTTCACAGCTACAGGCTTTATGGCAAGCGGCTCGTGCGCATGGTATTCCGGTGCTGCGGGTGCCGCGTTCCAAAATACAACAATTAGTATCTAAGGGCAGTCATCAAGGCGTTTTGGCGTTTATGGCGCCCATTGCCTTTGCCAATTTGGAGCATATCTTAGACGCAGCCTTCGGACGTGGCGAGGTGCCTCTCTTATTGATGCTGGACAAAGTGAACGACGTGCGTAACTTCGGGGCTATAGCCCGTACTGCAGAGGCGGTGGGGGTGCACGCCATCATTATAGGCGAAAAAGGCGTTGCACGCATCAACCAAGAAGCAGTGAAGACCTCAGCGGGGGCTTTGATGCATGTACCTGTGTGCCGAGTGCAAAGCCTTGTGAAAACGGCTCGTTTTTTGAAAGACAGCGGCTTGCAGTTGGTAGCCTGCACCGAAAAGGAAAACAGCCCGCATTATGCGGTGAATTACCGCCTCCCTTCTGTCATTATATTGGGCTCAGAAGAAAAAGGCATTTCACGTGAGTTGCTTGAACTGGCAGATGCCTTTGCAAAAATACCGATGCGCGGGAAGGTGTCTTCGCTGAATGTGTCTGTGTCGGCTGGGGTGGTGCTTTATGAAGCCTTGCGCCAACGCGACAACAGTGAAGCTAATCGGTAA
- a CDS encoding BatA domain-containing protein: MLQWMATSWLWALGAVMVPVAIHWLNKRQAKEVPIGTLRFFEEKESKRFRTFQLQDKLRLMLRMLFTACLALALAQPVWRYETDTKKQASWIVISHDVLAKSFYDYAALHRLVDSLRQSDEEAEVRLLAHGFPRLKQLLKGKDEETIAFDYALFAPLLDSLATQRPVHVIVGLEGSRWGDMLPAVQNKVRWHFLLPDYSDTVFRVENNFYTQKTSYPLLSFQTEGIAQQQPYTLSLVVVYDASTARDTLQWQQFFEEAFRQCKVEVICRLAEESKQLPTVDVWWSERPPWVGQYFTVCKQSLPVGAWCLSKQRQHWTLSCLPKNLPGDEYELLKLELWREALRRHGHVPETSVTPPVWLSAAQSGSMQAQRSVALAPCLLWLALVLCVIDLCWFIYEQRGTG, encoded by the coding sequence ATGTTGCAATGGATGGCAACTTCTTGGTTATGGGCACTGGGGGCGGTGATGGTGCCCGTGGCTATCCATTGGCTAAATAAACGCCAAGCTAAGGAGGTACCAATAGGTACGCTTCGCTTTTTCGAAGAGAAAGAAAGTAAGCGTTTTCGGACTTTCCAACTGCAAGATAAGCTTCGTTTAATGCTACGCATGTTGTTTACTGCATGCTTGGCATTGGCATTGGCACAGCCGGTGTGGCGCTATGAGACCGATACCAAAAAGCAAGCCTCGTGGATTGTAATAAGCCATGATGTGTTGGCTAAGTCTTTTTATGACTATGCCGCTTTGCATCGTCTGGTCGATTCGCTCAGACAAAGCGACGAGGAAGCAGAAGTGCGCCTCTTGGCACATGGTTTTCCCCGCTTGAAACAACTGCTTAAAGGCAAGGACGAAGAAACAATTGCTTTCGATTATGCTCTTTTTGCCCCCTTGCTCGACAGCTTGGCTACTCAGCGCCCGGTGCATGTGATTGTCGGGCTTGAAGGCAGTCGTTGGGGCGATATGCTACCGGCTGTACAAAACAAGGTGCGGTGGCACTTCTTGCTGCCCGATTACAGTGATACCGTTTTCCGTGTAGAAAACAACTTCTATACCCAAAAGACCTCCTATCCGCTGCTTTCTTTTCAAACAGAAGGCATCGCTCAGCAACAGCCTTACACACTTTCTTTGGTAGTGGTGTACGATGCTTCCACGGCGCGTGATACTTTGCAATGGCAGCAGTTTTTTGAGGAGGCATTTCGCCAATGTAAGGTAGAAGTTATCTGTCGCCTGGCAGAAGAAAGCAAGCAGTTGCCGACAGTAGATGTATGGTGGAGCGAGCGCCCGCCTTGGGTAGGGCAGTATTTTACTGTGTGCAAACAATCGTTGCCCGTCGGTGCGTGGTGTCTTTCCAAACAGAGACAACACTGGACGCTAAGCTGCTTGCCCAAGAACTTGCCGGGCGATGAGTATGAACTCTTGAAACTGGAGTTGTGGCGCGAAGCACTCCGGCGTCATGGACATGTTCCGGAAACGTCGGTTACGCCGCCCGTTTGGCTTTCTGCTGCCCAGAGTGGCAGCATGCAGGCACAACGCTCGGTTGCTCTGGCGCCTTGCCTTTTGTGGCTTGCCCTTGTTTTGTGCGTTATCGATTTATGCTGGTTTATTTATGAGCAAAGAGGTACGGGATAA
- a CDS encoding histone H1 — MKKFEELKNIVLAAEEDAKKFYEKDNQAAGTRLRKAMQQLKELAHEIRKEVQDIKNSKKGA, encoded by the coding sequence ATGAAGAAGTTTGAAGAACTCAAAAACATCGTTTTGGCTGCCGAAGAAGATGCCAAAAAATTCTATGAAAAAGACAATCAAGCAGCGGGTACTCGCTTGCGCAAAGCCATGCAGCAATTGAAAGAGTTGGCTCACGAAATCCGTAAAGAAGTACAAGATATTAAGAACTCTAAAAAAGGAGCTTAA
- a CDS encoding VWA domain-containing protein, with protein MKCTLILDKSGSMIIRDQKGGRSRWEACKEAIIALAYKCEEKDPNGMTLYTFSGRFKRYDNVTATRVTEVYEENEPGGGTDLAAVLQDALSEVENRWAAGSTSRELILVVTDGEPDDHQAVVNTIINFSQKVKSRMDIAISFIQVGTDPAATAFLKALDDDLVKAGAAHDIVDTVTLEEMEEYSLTQIMEKAFTD; from the coding sequence ATGAAATGCACCCTCATATTAGACAAAAGTGGCTCCATGATTATCCGGGACCAAAAAGGTGGGCGTTCCCGTTGGGAAGCATGCAAAGAGGCTATCATCGCTTTGGCGTATAAATGCGAAGAAAAAGACCCCAACGGCATGACGCTCTACACCTTTTCAGGGCGCTTCAAGCGCTATGATAACGTAACGGCTACCCGTGTTACCGAAGTATATGAAGAAAACGAACCGGGCGGAGGCACCGACCTTGCCGCCGTGCTTCAAGATGCCCTTAGCGAAGTAGAAAACCGCTGGGCAGCCGGCAGCACCAGCCGCGAGCTCATTTTGGTGGTTACCGACGGCGAACCCGATGACCACCAAGCCGTAGTAAACACTATCATAAATTTTTCGCAGAAAGTCAAAAGCCGAATGGACATAGCCATTTCGTTCATACAAGTAGGTACCGACCCAGCGGCTACCGCATTTCTCAAAGCCTTAGACGATGATTTGGTAAAAGCCGGTGCTGCCCACGATATTGTGGACACAGTTACGCTCGAAGAAATGGAAGAGTACTCCCTCACTCAAATCATGGAAAAGGCATTTACCGATTAG
- a CDS encoding pyridoxine 5'-phosphate synthase, translating to MTKETKLSVNINKIATLRNARGGNVPNVIQAAIDIESFGADGITVHPRPDERHIRYADVYALKKVLTTEFNIEGNPIERFMDLVLEVKPTQVTLVPDPPDALTSNAGWDTVTHAAFLKKVVERLKKAGIRVSIFVNPDERMVEGAARVGADRVELYTEPYARLYPQDREAAIAPYLKAAAAARDLGLGLNAGHDLNLENLAFLKEQIPFLDEVSIGHALISDALYLGLENTVQLYLRRLGRQA from the coding sequence ATGACAAAAGAAACCAAACTCAGTGTAAACATCAACAAAATAGCTACGTTGCGCAATGCACGTGGAGGCAACGTGCCCAATGTGATTCAAGCCGCCATAGACATCGAGTCATTTGGTGCTGATGGCATTACGGTACACCCTCGCCCTGATGAGCGCCACATTCGTTATGCCGACGTGTACGCTTTGAAGAAAGTATTGACGACCGAATTTAACATAGAGGGCAATCCTATTGAACGTTTTATGGATTTGGTGTTGGAGGTAAAGCCTACACAGGTAACTTTGGTGCCTGACCCGCCCGATGCACTCACTTCCAATGCCGGATGGGATACTGTGACCCATGCCGCTTTTTTGAAGAAAGTGGTAGAACGCCTTAAAAAAGCAGGCATTCGCGTGTCTATATTTGTGAACCCCGACGAACGAATGGTAGAAGGGGCTGCTCGTGTAGGCGCTGACCGCGTAGAGCTTTATACCGAGCCTTATGCCCGCTTGTATCCGCAAGACAGGGAGGCTGCCATTGCGCCCTACTTAAAAGCAGCTGCTGCAGCGCGTGACCTTGGCTTGGGCTTGAATGCCGGGCATGATTTAAACCTTGAGAATTTGGCATTCCTGAAAGAGCAAATTCCGTTTTTGGACGAGGTGTCTATAGGACATGCTCTGATTAGCGATGCGCTCTACCTCGGCTTGGAAAATACCGTACAATTGTATTTGCGTCGGTTGGGGCGCCAAGCCTGA
- the gpmI gene encoding 2,3-bisphosphoglycerate-independent phosphoglycerate mutase: MKKVILIILDGWGLGNKPEVSAIAQANTPFFDHMMKHYPKSKLQASGLAVGLPEGQMGNSEVGHMNIGAGRIVYQDLVRINKAIEDGTLATRPAVQELIAYCKSRQKPAHLIGLVSDGGVHAHIEHLKALMTILRNEGIAVFVHAFTDGRDTDPKSGVHFIADLLAHCRQTGARLASVVGRYYAMDRDKRWERVKKAYDLLVHGIGQPVHDPLAAIQASYEEGITDEFLEPMVCVDEQNRPLACIQPEDAVCCFNFRTDRGRQITMALTQQDFLDYAMYKMPLFYVTMTPYDDTFEGVKVIFEKDNIQNSLGEVIAKAGLKQIRIAETEKYPHVTFFFSGGREEPFEGEKRILCPSPKVPTYDLKPEMSAYEVRDAIIEELAKEEAHFICLNFANPDMVGHTGVFEAAVKACEVVDECTKAVVEVALKHGYTPLIIADHGNAEYMINEDGSPNTAHTTNLVPCVLVDENFKGTLKDGILGNVAPTILDLMGLEAPEEMTESSLLEKEVVS, encoded by the coding sequence ATGAAAAAGGTAATCCTTATCATCCTCGATGGCTGGGGGCTGGGCAATAAGCCGGAGGTATCAGCCATCGCACAAGCCAATACCCCCTTTTTTGACCATATGATGAAACACTACCCCAAAAGCAAGCTTCAGGCTTCGGGCTTGGCAGTGGGCTTACCCGAAGGGCAAATGGGAAATTCCGAAGTGGGACATATGAACATTGGTGCAGGGCGGATTGTCTATCAAGACTTGGTGCGAATCAACAAAGCCATTGAAGATGGCACGCTGGCTACACGTCCTGCTGTGCAAGAGTTGATAGCTTACTGTAAGAGTCGCCAAAAACCGGCGCATCTTATCGGTTTGGTTTCCGATGGCGGTGTGCATGCTCACATCGAACACCTTAAAGCCTTGATGACTATCTTGCGCAATGAAGGCATCGCCGTATTCGTGCATGCCTTTACCGATGGACGCGATACTGACCCAAAAAGCGGTGTGCATTTTATAGCAGACCTTTTGGCGCATTGTCGTCAGACAGGTGCCCGCTTGGCTTCCGTCGTTGGGCGCTACTATGCCATGGACCGCGACAAGCGTTGGGAGAGGGTAAAAAAAGCTTATGACCTACTGGTACATGGTATCGGGCAGCCCGTTCATGACCCTTTGGCAGCAATACAGGCTTCTTATGAAGAAGGCATCACCGATGAATTCCTTGAGCCCATGGTGTGTGTCGATGAGCAAAACCGCCCCTTGGCTTGCATTCAGCCCGAAGATGCCGTGTGTTGTTTCAACTTCCGAACCGACCGTGGACGCCAGATAACCATGGCACTGACGCAGCAGGATTTTCTGGACTATGCCATGTACAAAATGCCGCTTTTCTATGTAACCATGACGCCCTATGACGATACTTTCGAGGGGGTGAAGGTGATTTTTGAAAAAGACAATATCCAAAACTCTTTGGGAGAGGTGATAGCCAAGGCAGGACTCAAGCAAATACGCATTGCCGAAACAGAAAAATATCCGCATGTTACCTTTTTCTTTTCGGGCGGGCGTGAAGAGCCTTTCGAAGGCGAAAAGCGTATCCTATGCCCTTCGCCCAAGGTGCCTACCTACGACTTGAAGCCCGAAATGAGTGCCTATGAGGTGCGCGATGCCATCATCGAAGAGCTCGCAAAAGAAGAAGCGCACTTTATTTGTTTGAACTTTGCCAACCCCGATATGGTGGGACATACCGGCGTGTTCGAAGCAGCAGTGAAAGCGTGTGAGGTAGTAGATGAGTGTACCAAGGCGGTAGTAGAAGTAGCCCTGAAGCATGGCTATACCCCCCTGATTATTGCCGACCACGGCAATGCCGAGTACATGATAAACGAAGACGGCAGCCCCAATACAGCGCATACTACCAATTTGGTTCCTTGTGTACTGGTAGATGAGAACTTTAAGGGCACTTTAAAAGACGGTATTTTAGGCAATGTGGCACCCACCATCTTGGACCTGATGGGCTTGGAAGCCCCCGAAGAGATGACAGAGTCTTCTTTGCTGGAAAAAGAAGTCGTAAGTTAA